A part of Caretta caretta isolate rCarCar2 chromosome 1, rCarCar1.hap1, whole genome shotgun sequence genomic DNA contains:
- the LOC125642398 gene encoding olfactory receptor 52P1-like, which produces MEKQPQEGTLRISEVDRHIDDFMATFNFTTSNPSTFILMGIPGLEAGHIWISIPFSTSYLISLFGNIMLLFLVSKEQTLHKPMYLLICLLALTDIATSTFVVPKALCIFWFNLKGITVRGCLTQMFLLHTVSFMQSAILVIMAFDRYVAICNPLRYATILTNARIAKLGLVALIRSAICMLPLPLLLNRLPFCADRSILQTHCEHMAVVKISCGDITVNRMYSFVIVFVVIGIDLTLIALSYSLIIRAILRISSKRAHQKALNTCTAHICVMLMTYTPGFLTSVTHRFGQGIAPHVHIILANLYLLLPPMLNPIIYGIKTKELHDKMGKYTCRR; this is translated from the exons ATGGAAAAGCAGCCTCAGGAAG GCACCTTGAGAATTTCTGAGGTTGATCGACACATTGATGATTTCATGGCTACTTTCAACTTCACCACATCTAACCCTTCAACATTCATCCTAATGGGTATCCCTGGTCTGGAAGCTGGACACATctggatttccatccctttctctaCTTCCTACCTTATCAGCCTTTTTGGAAATATTATGCTTCTTTTTCTTGTAAGTAAAGAGCAGACCCTCCACAAGCCAATGTACCTGCTAATCTGCCTGCTCGCACTCACAGACATCGCCACATCTACCTTCGTCGTGCCAAAGGCACTGtgtatattttggttcaatttgaaaggCATTACAGTGCGTGGCTGCCTCACTCAGATGTTCTTACTTCACACGGTTTCTTTTATGCAGTCAGCCATTCTCGTGATAATGGCCTTTGATCGCTATgttgccatatgtaaccctctgagatatgCCACCATCCTCACCAACGCACGAATAGCTAAGCTTGGGCTCGTGGCTTTGATCAGATCTGCTAtttgcatgctgcctctgcccctgctcctgaaCAGGTTGCCATTCTGTGCCGACCGCAGTATCCTCCAAACACACTGCGAGCACATGGCTGTGGTGAAGATATCATGTGGGGACATCACAGTGAACAGGATGTATAGTTTTGTTATAGTGTTTGTGGTCATTGGGATCGACCTGACACTCATTGCTCTGTCCTACAGTCTGATCATCAGGGCCATCCTCAGAATCTCCTCCAAGAGAGCCCACCAGAAAGCCCTCAACACCTGCACAGCCCACATCTGTGTGATGCTGATGACGTATACTCCCGGCTTCCTCACCAGCGTGACTCACAGGTTTGGTCAGGGCATCGCTCCCCATGTTCACATCATATTGGCCAACCTCTATTTGCTCCTCCCTCCCATGCTGAACCCTATCATTTATGGGATCAAAACCAAAGAGCTTCATGACAAAATGGGCAAATACACCTGCAGAAGGTGA